The following coding sequences are from one Rhodopirellula islandica window:
- a CDS encoding Wadjet anti-phage system protein JetD domain-containing protein: protein MITAKQIRDKAKRLFGKAIKAWLNHELEAFFPHRIPANLTPSQDLSKAIAEVESLREHSKRTIGSGYRIEWKSRRSRTHGQNDFPDAVFVDTMDDLVELSDRVGDWKSLQLAVATLRDRQPRLEDWLRAGTNWKLILELSDVLPDLLSILDHMLLHPRPDCFARELPVAVSTKLIEQHRRRLAIWLDLLLPPDAIDFRFGHDQFEPRYGLRYARPHYLLRVLDEALQHDLGLPFDELSLPAESIDKLPARDQRVIIVENKVSLLSLPLMRRTLALGGLGNGVTQLSEISWLSKCKVIYWGDLDADGFRILDRLRVILPHVESRLMDRSIVEQFADLATKGNASEAHAVENLCESELRCYHHVCETNLRIEQEHLPTELIFKALSL from the coding sequence ATGATCACTGCCAAACAGATTCGAGACAAAGCAAAGCGACTGTTTGGGAAGGCAATCAAGGCTTGGTTGAACCATGAGCTGGAGGCGTTCTTCCCACACCGAATCCCCGCCAACCTGACACCCTCGCAGGATTTGTCAAAAGCGATCGCGGAAGTCGAGTCCCTGCGTGAGCACAGCAAACGAACGATCGGATCAGGGTACCGAATCGAATGGAAATCCCGTCGAAGTCGCACGCATGGGCAGAATGACTTTCCCGATGCAGTTTTCGTGGACACGATGGATGACCTGGTTGAACTGAGTGACCGGGTGGGTGACTGGAAGTCGCTTCAGTTGGCCGTTGCCACGCTTCGTGATCGTCAACCGAGGCTCGAAGACTGGTTGCGAGCGGGGACGAATTGGAAGTTGATTTTGGAGTTGTCCGACGTGCTTCCTGATTTGCTCAGCATTCTCGATCACATGCTTTTGCATCCGCGTCCAGATTGTTTCGCTCGTGAGTTGCCGGTTGCCGTTTCCACCAAGCTGATCGAGCAACATCGTCGTCGGCTGGCAATCTGGCTGGATCTGCTGTTGCCGCCCGACGCGATTGATTTCCGGTTTGGCCACGACCAATTTGAACCTCGATACGGGCTGCGCTACGCCCGTCCGCACTACTTGCTTCGAGTCCTCGACGAAGCGTTGCAACACGATCTGGGGCTACCATTTGACGAACTTTCATTGCCCGCTGAATCCATTGACAAGCTGCCGGCAAGGGACCAGCGAGTCATCATTGTCGAGAATAAAGTGAGTCTGTTGTCGCTGCCCTTGATGCGTCGAACGCTTGCGTTGGGCGGACTGGGAAACGGGGTGACGCAACTGTCTGAGATCTCCTGGCTTTCGAAGTGCAAAGTCATTTACTGGGGCGATCTGGATGCCGACGGGTTTCGCATTCTCGATCGACTCCGAGTGATTCTTCCGCACGTGGAAAGCCGTTTGATGGACCGATCCATCGTGGAGCAATTTGCCGATCTAGCGACCAAAGGCAACGCGAGCGAGGCTCATGCAGTCGAGAATCTTTGTGAGAGCGAACTGCGGTGCTATCACCACGTGTGCGAAACCAACCTTCGGATCGAGCAAGAACACTTGCCGACTGAGTTGATATTCAAGGCACTCTCACTCTGA
- a CDS encoding ion transporter: MDLKQIVEKTDTKAGLVFDLTMQALIVVSLVDFSIETLPGLSDTTREILWFVELGTVIVFTAEYLIRLFVADRRIEFATSIFGVIDLLAILPFYLSLGFDLRSMRAFRLLRLFRILKLARYNAAVRRFHRALLIAWEELVLFGVVAVIVLYLAAVGIYHFENEAQPDAFASVFHSLWWAVATLTTVGYGDVYPLTVGGRIFTFVVLIVGLGVVSIPAGLIASALSKARESE; encoded by the coding sequence TTGGATCTCAAGCAGATCGTCGAGAAAACGGACACCAAGGCGGGACTCGTCTTTGACCTGACCATGCAGGCCTTGATCGTCGTCTCGTTGGTTGACTTCTCGATTGAAACCCTACCCGGACTTTCGGACACGACGCGTGAGATACTGTGGTTTGTCGAACTTGGAACGGTGATCGTTTTTACTGCCGAGTATCTCATTCGATTGTTCGTGGCCGATCGGAGGATCGAATTCGCGACAAGCATCTTCGGAGTCATCGATCTGCTTGCGATTCTTCCATTTTATCTGTCGCTTGGGTTCGACCTGCGTTCGATGCGAGCGTTTCGGTTGTTGCGTCTGTTTCGAATTCTGAAACTGGCGAGATACAACGCGGCTGTGCGAAGGTTTCACCGAGCCTTGTTGATCGCTTGGGAAGAATTGGTTCTCTTCGGCGTGGTTGCCGTGATCGTGCTCTACCTCGCGGCGGTTGGCATCTACCATTTCGAGAACGAAGCTCAACCCGATGCTTTTGCCTCGGTGTTTCATTCGCTTTGGTGGGCGGTGGCGACGCTGACAACGGTTGGATACGGCGACGTCTACCCGTTGACCGTGGGTGGCCGCATCTTCACGTTTGTCGTGTTGATCGTCGGATTGGGCGTTGTGTCGATTCCCGCCGGATTGATCGCGTCAGCGCTTTCCAAGGCAAGAGAATCAGAGTGA
- a CDS encoding alpha/beta hydrolase, which produces MIHRAAIKVQSLSRSYLDSFSFTGLVFATLFFCGSITPSLLPRPYVVQGILSGFSLAIGYVVGVLATWGWSFLELPQPGSTLARRSKQICVTLVSIVFALSIWYATEWQNSIRMLMEMPPLQSTAPIHFFLIALLVAFILVSIARWMIRFGASLSNLLQKYLPRRIAISISTVCVLLLGLMVGNGVIARGLLNAADRFFLQADLLIDDGIEQPTLDLACGSEQSLVDWEAIGRRGKDFIGGGPRAEEIERLSGRPSKRPIRVYVGMRTDEDEQARATLALEELKREGAFDRKILVVATPTGTGWLDESAVDTVEYLHRGDTAIVSMQYSYLPSWITILVDPSRSKRSASALFDQVYAYWTTLPKEERPRLYLFGLSLGSYGCEDAADLMETFQDPIQGAVWSGPPFPSRQWASIVSSRNAGTPIWLPTFRDESMVRFTSQQNSLETQKRWGPIRNVYIQHASDPMVWFSPSLAWHQPQWLSEPRGPDVSPGLRWYPIVTFLQIAFDLPMATSVPLGYGHNYSPSSYIDAWVAVTQPEGWSKSDLDKLRERFATPTEDVQPPIPDFDPSSIPSELDSEPTEPMYRLQITAEGELYRNGELISRSAVIDDLRGFPDVSEVHVVVDGDPTVTVKTVVGLQKNLGKEVPNHGPFTYSVTRDSDELSSGGDASIIRSEENRKE; this is translated from the coding sequence GTGATCCATCGCGCAGCTATCAAGGTCCAATCGTTGTCGCGGTCGTACCTGGACTCGTTTTCGTTCACCGGATTGGTGTTCGCAACGCTATTTTTCTGCGGATCGATCACGCCGTCGTTGTTGCCTCGACCCTACGTTGTCCAGGGAATCCTGTCTGGGTTTTCGCTTGCCATCGGTTACGTCGTGGGTGTGCTTGCGACGTGGGGCTGGTCGTTCCTGGAATTGCCCCAGCCTGGAAGTACGCTGGCACGTCGTTCCAAACAGATCTGCGTGACGCTGGTGTCGATCGTCTTCGCACTTTCGATTTGGTATGCAACTGAATGGCAGAACTCGATTCGTATGTTGATGGAGATGCCGCCGCTCCAGTCAACGGCTCCGATTCACTTCTTTTTGATCGCGCTTTTGGTCGCATTCATTTTGGTTTCGATTGCTCGTTGGATGATTCGTTTCGGGGCCTCCCTTTCCAATCTGCTGCAGAAATATTTGCCTCGCCGAATTGCCATTTCAATCAGCACGGTGTGCGTGTTGTTGCTCGGACTGATGGTCGGCAATGGCGTGATTGCACGAGGGTTGCTGAACGCTGCGGATCGTTTCTTTTTGCAAGCCGATTTGTTGATTGATGACGGCATCGAACAACCCACATTGGACCTCGCCTGCGGTAGCGAGCAGTCGCTGGTCGATTGGGAAGCAATCGGCCGTCGAGGAAAGGACTTCATCGGGGGCGGCCCCAGGGCGGAAGAGATTGAAAGGCTGAGTGGGCGACCTTCGAAGCGTCCGATTCGGGTCTATGTCGGGATGCGAACGGACGAAGACGAGCAAGCCAGAGCAACGCTCGCTTTGGAAGAGCTGAAACGCGAGGGCGCGTTTGATCGCAAGATTCTGGTTGTCGCAACGCCCACCGGCACCGGTTGGCTCGATGAAAGTGCGGTCGACACAGTCGAGTATTTGCATCGTGGCGATACAGCGATTGTCAGCATGCAGTACTCGTATTTGCCCAGCTGGATCACCATTTTGGTGGACCCGTCTCGGTCCAAACGATCCGCCTCCGCGTTGTTCGATCAAGTCTACGCGTACTGGACCACTTTGCCGAAAGAAGAGCGGCCTCGGTTGTACTTGTTCGGATTGAGTTTGGGTTCCTATGGATGCGAAGATGCAGCGGACTTGATGGAGACCTTTCAGGATCCGATCCAAGGTGCAGTCTGGAGCGGGCCTCCGTTTCCCAGTCGGCAATGGGCGTCCATTGTCAGCTCTCGCAATGCGGGAACGCCCATTTGGTTGCCAACTTTTCGCGACGAATCGATGGTCCGGTTCACGTCGCAACAGAACTCGCTCGAAACACAGAAACGCTGGGGGCCGATTCGAAATGTGTACATCCAGCATGCGAGTGATCCGATGGTTTGGTTTTCACCCTCATTGGCCTGGCACCAACCGCAATGGCTTTCCGAACCACGTGGACCGGATGTCTCTCCTGGTTTGCGCTGGTATCCCATCGTGACGTTTCTGCAGATCGCTTTTGATTTGCCGATGGCGACCAGTGTTCCACTTGGCTACGGGCACAACTATTCGCCGTCGAGCTACATCGACGCTTGGGTTGCCGTGACCCAACCGGAGGGCTGGTCGAAGTCTGATTTGGACAAGCTTCGCGAACGCTTTGCCACACCAACTGAAGACGTCCAGCCGCCCATCCCAGACTTTGACCCGAGTTCGATTCCTTCCGAGTTGGATTCGGAACCCACCGAACCCATGTATCGACTTCAAATCACCGCCGAGGGGGAGCTTTACCGCAACGGCGAACTCATCTCGCGGTCGGCTGTGATAGACGATCTGCGTGGTTTTCCAGATGTTTCTGAAGTTCATGTCGTGGTCGACGGAGATCCGACCGTCACGGTGAAAACTGTTGTTGGGCTGCAGAAGAACTTGGGCAAAGAAGTCCCAAACCACGGTCCATTCACGTACTCCGTTACTCGTGATTCAGACGAACTGTCGTCTGGTGGTGATGCCTCGATCATACGGTCGGAAGAAAATCGAAAGGAATGA
- a CDS encoding efflux RND transporter permease subunit gives MSQFFIKRPIFACVISVLIVLAGGIFVWTLPIAQYPEIAPPSVLVTAKYPGASSEVVAETVAAPIEQQVTGVENMLYMSSQSTNDGGYSLTVTFAVGTDLDMAQVLVQNRVNLATPVLPAEVKSTGVSVVKASSSSLLAVNFFSPDQSRDQLYLSNYATIRVKDELARINGVGDITIIGERDYSMRVWLDPNRMATLQLTASDVIGALQEQNIQVAAGALGRPPVPSGQDFQYTLKTLGRLSTVDEFSEIVVKTGSNGQIVKLADIVTDRRTDESGASFGGIEFGASFSDTKCKLDGVAASGLMVFQLPGSNALDTANRVRDKMEELSQNFPQGVEYSVSYDTTPFISESIGEVFKSLRDAIILVAIVVLVFLQSWRAAIIPLIAVPVAIIGTFAVMAGIGFSLNNLSLFGLVLAIGIVVDDAIVVVEAIEHKLESGMSPVEASEKAMQEVTTPIIAISLVLMCVFIPCLFISGLTGQFFKQFAATIAVSTFFSALNSLTLSPALSALLLRPKSEQHDWLSRILNFLFGWFFNLFNRFFGAVSGIYASIAGWLIRFALIVLLVYCGLLWGTYEAMTTVPTGFVPAQDKGYLLVDIQLPDSASLERSEKVVAKLSQALLGKRSGDSNYLAGTVEAERSSDPGSQHHGEHDPDNGLKGVDHTLEIVGQSFIQNAVGSNFASVFVILEPFHDREEADLYSERIATRVRQAASKEILDAKVSVFGPPPVDGLGSGGGFKIIVRDVGQIGLAELEKTAGQLSKAGTSKPEIMGMQSGFRANTPQLFVDVDREKCKTMNVSLNEVFSTLQTFLGGYYVNDFNAFGRTWQVNLQADPMFRLSPDQVTQLYVRSNTNEMIPLGSVAVVRDTTGPAAVQRYNGFTAASINGLAMPGVSSGETIRAVEDAVAETLPFGFDTEWTELTYLQIAAGNTALIVFALAVVLVFLVLAAQYESLKLPLAVVLVVPMCLLCSVIGVALAGMDINIFVQIGFVVLVGLASKNAILIVEFAKEQQEQGLSKFDATIQACRLRLRPIIMTSLAFILGVVPLVLGTGAGAEMRSTLGVAVFSGMLGVTFFGIFLTPVFYYVLANRTPPS, from the coding sequence CCCCGGTGCCAGCAGCGAAGTGGTCGCCGAGACCGTCGCCGCGCCGATCGAACAACAGGTCACTGGCGTGGAGAACATGTTGTACATGTCCAGCCAGTCGACCAATGATGGTGGGTACTCTCTGACGGTGACCTTTGCCGTCGGAACCGACTTGGACATGGCACAAGTCTTGGTGCAAAATCGAGTCAACCTGGCCACACCGGTGTTGCCGGCGGAGGTAAAGAGCACGGGCGTGTCGGTGGTCAAGGCATCCTCCAGTTCGTTGCTGGCGGTGAACTTCTTTTCGCCAGACCAATCGCGTGACCAGTTGTACCTGAGCAACTACGCGACGATTCGAGTGAAGGATGAACTGGCTCGTATCAATGGCGTGGGCGACATCACCATCATTGGTGAGCGTGATTACAGCATGCGGGTTTGGTTGGATCCCAATCGCATGGCGACGCTCCAGTTGACTGCTTCGGACGTGATTGGGGCACTGCAGGAACAGAACATTCAAGTTGCGGCCGGTGCGCTCGGTCGACCGCCCGTCCCAAGCGGCCAAGACTTTCAGTACACACTGAAGACGCTCGGCCGTTTGTCCACGGTGGATGAGTTTTCCGAGATTGTGGTCAAGACGGGAAGCAATGGGCAGATCGTGAAGTTGGCCGATATTGTGACCGATCGGCGGACAGACGAGAGCGGTGCCTCGTTTGGCGGCATCGAGTTTGGTGCCAGTTTTTCAGACACGAAATGCAAACTCGACGGTGTCGCTGCTTCGGGGTTGATGGTCTTTCAATTGCCTGGTTCGAACGCACTGGACACCGCCAATCGAGTTCGTGACAAGATGGAAGAACTCAGCCAGAATTTCCCTCAGGGCGTGGAATATTCGGTGAGTTACGACACGACCCCGTTCATCAGCGAATCCATCGGTGAGGTGTTCAAGTCGCTGCGGGACGCGATCATCTTGGTCGCAATCGTCGTGTTGGTCTTCTTGCAGTCCTGGCGGGCAGCCATCATCCCGTTGATCGCGGTTCCCGTTGCCATCATCGGTACCTTCGCGGTGATGGCCGGGATTGGATTCAGTCTGAACAATCTGTCCCTGTTCGGTTTGGTGCTTGCCATTGGGATTGTCGTCGACGATGCGATCGTTGTGGTCGAAGCCATTGAACACAAACTCGAAAGCGGCATGTCGCCGGTGGAAGCATCTGAGAAAGCGATGCAGGAAGTGACCACACCGATCATTGCCATTTCGCTGGTTTTGATGTGCGTCTTCATTCCTTGTTTGTTCATCTCGGGGCTGACCGGACAATTTTTCAAGCAGTTCGCCGCGACCATTGCGGTGTCGACGTTCTTCAGCGCGTTGAATTCGCTCACCCTCAGTCCCGCACTGAGTGCCCTGTTGTTGCGTCCGAAGTCCGAACAGCACGACTGGTTGTCGCGGATTTTGAACTTCCTGTTTGGTTGGTTCTTCAACCTCTTCAACCGTTTCTTCGGAGCTGTCTCAGGGATCTACGCCAGCATCGCTGGTTGGCTGATTCGGTTCGCGTTGATCGTCCTTTTGGTCTATTGCGGTTTGTTGTGGGGAACCTACGAGGCCATGACGACTGTGCCCACCGGTTTTGTGCCCGCACAAGACAAGGGGTATTTGTTAGTCGACATTCAGTTGCCCGACTCGGCGTCGTTGGAACGATCGGAGAAAGTGGTCGCGAAACTGAGTCAAGCGTTGTTGGGTAAACGCAGTGGCGACAGCAACTATTTGGCAGGGACGGTGGAGGCCGAACGGTCCTCGGACCCTGGATCGCAACACCATGGCGAACATGACCCGGACAACGGTTTGAAGGGTGTGGATCACACGCTCGAGATTGTGGGGCAGTCGTTCATTCAGAACGCGGTTGGATCTAACTTTGCGTCGGTGTTTGTGATTTTGGAGCCGTTCCATGACCGCGAAGAAGCGGACCTTTATTCGGAGCGAATCGCGACCAGGGTGCGACAGGCGGCGAGCAAGGAGATTCTGGATGCGAAAGTGTCGGTGTTTGGTCCTCCGCCCGTGGACGGTTTGGGCAGTGGCGGTGGTTTCAAGATCATCGTTCGCGACGTCGGTCAAATTGGCCTGGCTGAACTGGAAAAGACAGCCGGTCAGCTCAGCAAGGCCGGCACATCCAAGCCAGAGATCATGGGAATGCAAAGCGGCTTTCGAGCCAACACGCCGCAGTTGTTTGTCGATGTGGATCGTGAAAAGTGCAAGACAATGAACGTTTCGCTCAATGAGGTCTTCTCGACCCTGCAAACGTTCCTGGGTGGCTACTACGTCAACGACTTCAACGCATTCGGCCGAACCTGGCAGGTCAACCTGCAAGCGGATCCGATGTTTCGTCTGTCGCCGGATCAGGTCACCCAACTGTACGTTCGTAGCAACACGAACGAAATGATTCCTCTGGGAAGTGTGGCGGTTGTTCGAGACACGACCGGTCCCGCCGCAGTGCAACGCTACAACGGATTCACCGCCGCTTCGATCAACGGCTTGGCGATGCCGGGCGTCAGTTCCGGAGAAACGATTCGTGCGGTGGAGGACGCCGTGGCCGAGACATTGCCCTTTGGATTCGACACGGAATGGACGGAGTTGACCTACTTGCAAATCGCAGCGGGAAACACCGCCTTGATTGTCTTTGCATTGGCAGTTGTGTTGGTTTTCTTGGTGCTTGCGGCCCAGTACGAGAGTTTGAAACTCCCGCTCGCCGTGGTTTTGGTGGTCCCCATGTGCTTGTTGTGCTCCGTCATCGGGGTCGCGCTCGCCGGGATGGATATCAATATCTTTGTGCAAATTGGATTCGTCGTGTTGGTCGGACTGGCCAGTAAGAACGCGATCCTGATTGTTGAATTTGCCAAAGAGCAACAAGAACAGGGGCTCAGTAAATTTGACGCCACGATTCAGGCGTGTCGTCTTCGCCTGCGTCCCATCATCATGACTTCGCTGGCATTCATCCTGGGTGTGGTCCCCTTGGTGTTGGGAACTGGCGCCGGGGCCGAGATGCGATCCACGCTTGGGGTGGCTGTCTTTTCAGGCATGCTGGGCGTGACGTTTTTCGGCATCTTCTTGACACCTGTTTTCTACTACGTCCTCGCCAATCGGACGCCTCCGTCCTGA